TGTCAGGCCTGCTGAAGATGTGGTCATACCACACCCTCCGCCACACTCAGAGACCATTGTAGACCAGCCATGTGACTTAAGGAAGAGAACGTCAGGCCGAAGCTCTGCCATGAAAGAACGTCCCAGATTTGGTCGTACGTACACTTGCGACGATTGCGGTTTTGTGTTCAGCTGTGAAAAGCTGCTCATTGAACACATTCTCACGTGCACCAATCGCAAAGCTTTCCAAACACCAAAAGTCAGCAAAGAGGTTTACGGCGATGCTGGCAAAGCTGAGAGTTCGACCTCAGAGGGGACAGACGAACACAGAATGGTTTGCAAGGGCGAAGACGACTGGTCAGACCACAAGCCAGACACAGAGTCTGTGATCAGGTCCGTCGCCACTGGCATGGACGGCGAAGCTGCCTTCTCCAGGAATATAACCATTAAAGTGGAACGAGACGACGATTCTGAGAACGATTTGGAAACTATAAAAGTCGTAAAGGTAGGGAACCTTAACGTAGGGAGCTGCAAAGTTCGTACCAGAGCGTACAAAGACAATCTTGCAGAGCAGATGAAGTTTGACAGCGAGGAAGAGGCTGGAGTATCCGCCATGGATGCTTTGGAGGGTCAAAGCTCAGGGATAGACACGGATCCAAAGGTGCACCGGATCAAGGAGGAAAAGCAAGATGGCGCATGCATACCGTGTGAGTTGTGCGGAGCCCTGTTGACGGAGGAGGATCAATCCGCTCATTACATCTCCAACCACATGGGACATATCTGCGCTTGTGGAAGGTGCGGCCAAGTTCTTATTAAAGGCAGGCAGCTGCAGGAGCACGCTGAACGTTGCGGTGAGCCCCAAGGGGGCGAGACAGACTCCCCAGGTGAGGATTCGCTTTTGCTTGAAGATGCCGAGGCTATGGAAGAAAGCTTGCTGGAAGGAGCCGACCTGGGCTTTCGATGTCCACTCTGTGGGCTAATATTTGAAAGTGAAAGTCTTGTGGTAGAGCACACATTGGCTTGTCCGGAGCAGGAGGCGTTCCGGCCCGTTTTGTTGGAAGACGGTGGTGAGCCAGACCATAGGCGCAAGCATTTCTGCGCAATTTGCGGCAAAGGCTTTTACCAAAGGTGTCATCTACGGGAGCACTACACTGTGCACACCAAGGAAAAGCAGTTCACCTGTCAAACCTGCGGAAAACAATTTCTGCGCGAGCGGCAGCTGCGGTTGCACACTGACATGCACAAGGGAATGGCGCGGTACGTCTGCCCCGTGTGCGATCAGGGTACGTTCCTCAAACACGATCACGTGCGACACATGATCTCTCACCTGTCTGCCGGAGAGACTATCTGCCAGGTGTGCTTCCAGATTTTCCCCAGCGGCGAACATCTGGAGAAGCACATGGATGTGCATCTGTACATCTGTGGCGTTTGCGGAGAGAAGTTCCGTCTCCGCAAAGACATGCGGAGCCACTACAACTCCAAGCACACCAAGAGACAATGAGAAGACTCTCTCTGCAACCCTTGAAAATAAGCCATACTGTAAATGTGAGAACAAACCTATGCACTTAGACACCAATTGTAACCTTTACAACTGCACTTTCTATGTGTATGCAAATTCTGGATGTGTTGCTCAATGTTTTTGGTGGGATATAGTGCCTCAAGCTTTTGTCTTCATTTTCTTAAACTTAGAGATGGATATCCAGACACTGGTTGAAGGTAACCTTGGGTTTTTAgacttttatggcttaatataacattaaTTATGTATCTTACACAAATATGTCGTAGAAAACCTGTGAActatttaagttatttaaaatttcacgtcgttttatacatatttctaACTATTGGATGTGCCATTATTTTAATGACGTGGAATGCTTGCACTCTGTGAAATgttggtgctacctgttgctacttTTACCGCTACACAACTCTGAAGACAAAATACTGATATGAAAGAGCTTTCAGGTGGTAATGAATATAAGCGGTAGTGTTCCCAAATTACAGACTGCAATACCAGTCGgtactgaaattttaaaaacGTACATTTCGCACTAACATTTGAGTGCTATTGA
The window above is part of the Garra rufa chromosome 13, GarRuf1.0, whole genome shotgun sequence genome. Proteins encoded here:
- the zbtb1 gene encoding zinc finger and BTB domain-containing protein 1, yielding MARPSHSEHVLQQLNNQREWGFLCDCCIAIGDIYFRAHKAVLAACSSYFRMMFIRDQQGTARFDLSNMQISAECFDLILQLMYLGRIVVDHYEFDELKSSMAYLQMYYIPDSLEDLRDIRTSNLTPSSSASSSSSSSSSSSSSMVGSKMMFGVRMFEQQRPSPSENERAPKASTTTARQTINISTVRPAEDVVIPHPPPHSETIVDQPCDLRKRTSGRSSAMKERPRFGRTYTCDDCGFVFSCEKLLIEHILTCTNRKAFQTPKVSKEVYGDAGKAESSTSEGTDEHRMVCKGEDDWSDHKPDTESVIRSVATGMDGEAAFSRNITIKVERDDDSENDLETIKVVKVGNLNVGSCKVRTRAYKDNLAEQMKFDSEEEAGVSAMDALEGQSSGIDTDPKVHRIKEEKQDGACIPCELCGALLTEEDQSAHYISNHMGHICACGRCGQVLIKGRQLQEHAERCGEPQGGETDSPGEDSLLLEDAEAMEESLLEGADLGFRCPLCGLIFESESLVVEHTLACPEQEAFRPVLLEDGGEPDHRRKHFCAICGKGFYQRCHLREHYTVHTKEKQFTCQTCGKQFLRERQLRLHTDMHKGMARYVCPVCDQGTFLKHDHVRHMISHLSAGETICQVCFQIFPSGEHLEKHMDVHLYICGVCGEKFRLRKDMRSHYNSKHTKRQ